In the Paenibacillus sp. FSL R7-0337 genome, GGCAACCGTTATGTTACTTTTCATCAACTTACACAAGAGCAAAAAGAGAAGCTTAACTTCGATAATAGATTGTCGTTCTCAGGTAGCTTTATGAATATCGGCACCTCAGTAATACCGAATACTAAACTTTCTATTTGGCTTCGTGAATATGAAGATGATACACTTTCAGTCTACCCATCCATAACACAACTTTCATCCGGACGCTTACCTCAGTCAACCCATGAAGTTGCCTTACCACAAGATGCATTAAATCTATTGAATTTTTCCGGCAAACTTGGAGACCACATTACATTGCCGATCCGTATCTCGCTTATACGGGACGATCAGGCTCCCTTTGAATATAAGACTACCTTCACTTTAACCGGCATTTTAAAAAGTAATTACTTAGGGTATGTATCCGGCGGTGTTAACGGTATTGCCGGTCAAGGAACAGCGGAACAGCTGCTGCCGAAAAAATACCAACTGTACTCCACAGATGTTCGTATGATAAACAAAAATCACTTCCAGAACACGGTTGATGATATCGCCGCTCAATTTGCTCTGCCTGAATATTGCATTCAGTACAACGACATCCTTCTAGCAGCAGTAGGTATTGATTACACCCATAAGAGCGATGACTCAGACAATGGTTCCGGTTTTCCCTTTATGGCCGTTGCAAGCGTTCTCGTTGGTACTCTTGTTCTTTTAGCCTCCGGTCTTGTAATTTATAACGTTTTGAAAATCTCTGTAACGAAACGCATCCGCGAATACGGTACATTACGCGCTCTTGGTGCGGAACGCAGTAAACTATATATATTAGTATCGCTACAGCTTGCCCTACTCTGTGGAATAGGTGTTCCTGCAGGGATCACTATTGGCATATTGTTTGCCAAAGGAATTACCATCTCCGCAACCAGCCTCTTGTCTCCGGACCTGTTTCTAACAAGTTCATCGGAAGAATTAGCCGTGTTGATAGCCAAAAATAGTTCCGGGAAAATACTTCCTCTGCTCATCAGTACAGTAATTACATTATTGTTTGCCTATCTTGCAGCATTCCCTGCCGCAAGATATGCGGCAAAGGTTTCTCCGACGCTCGCAATGTCAGGTCCGTCAATACGGGTTGGACGAAAAAATCGAAAGGCTCGGCGTATACGTTCCTTCGAAGCCTTCTACGCAAGAATGAATATGAAGCGAAATAAAGGCAGAACGACAATTACTATTTTATCATTATTTATGAGTATAACGGTATTTATAGCATTACAGAGTTTTTCCACATTATTGGACACGAGCACTGCCGTACAAAAAATGCATATTGGTGATTACTCCATTACCCATAAGACAACTGGTTTTTCTCCAGAAGTGGTGAAGGAACTCAAATCCTTAGCAGATATAACTTCCGTTTCCACCTTGAAATATAGCCTGTATACACAGGATAGCAAGGGGCAGATGCCAATTTCCACATCTTTTTCACTACAGCCAGGCGAGGCGCTGCATATTATTGGTGTTGATGAAGATCGGTTAAAAATGATCGCACCGGCACTTACCCAACCGGAACTCCAGGATTTAAAAGCAGGAAAAGCCTGTATTATCAAAAATCCCATCGCCATAAATTATGGAGATACCCGATTAAGCAGTACCTTAATTTCCGTAGGCGATAATATATCTGTCAATAACTTGACGTTACAAGTTCTGCATGAAAGTAGTAATTCAATCACACTGGATAATGACGGATTTGTAAACGGGGTTCAAATCATTGTATATGATACGATCTACGATCAGATTACAGGAACAATCAATTATTCGGAGTTATATCCTGTCTTGTCACCCAACGCTGATAAGGAAAATGTTGAGAAAGTTATTACTCAAATAAGTGAACAAGCTGGAGGGGGCCAATGGCTTTCTTATCAAGATACAGATACACAGCTTGCAGAAAGCTATCAGCAGATCAAATGGTTAGCATGGGGATTGATTCTGTTTATCGGGCTTATAGGAATTCTAAATATAATTAATACCGTGTACACAAATATTCATACCCGTATTACTGAAATCGGGGTTCAGCGAGCGATA is a window encoding:
- a CDS encoding ABC transporter permease, with product MKSYRSLVWKELNNQKITSVLILIAIILSTIMTTVIGQSLGILSALRQQQAAALNGNRYVTFHQLTQEQKEKLNFDNRLSFSGSFMNIGTSVIPNTKLSIWLREYEDDTLSVYPSITQLSSGRLPQSTHEVALPQDALNLLNFSGKLGDHITLPIRISLIRDDQAPFEYKTTFTLTGILKSNYLGYVSGGVNGIAGQGTAEQLLPKKYQLYSTDVRMINKNHFQNTVDDIAAQFALPEYCIQYNDILLAAVGIDYTHKSDDSDNGSGFPFMAVASVLVGTLVLLASGLVIYNVLKISVTKRIREYGTLRALGAERSKLYILVSLQLALLCGIGVPAGITIGILFAKGITISATSLLSPDLFLTSSSEELAVLIAKNSSGKILPLLISTVITLLFAYLAAFPAARYAAKVSPTLAMSGPSIRVGRKNRKARRIRSFEAFYARMNMKRNKGRTTITILSLFMSITVFIALQSFSTLLDTSTAVQKMHIGDYSITHKTTGFSPEVVKELKSLADITSVSTLKYSLYTQDSKGQMPISTSFSLQPGEALHIIGVDEDRLKMIAPALTQPELQDLKAGKACIIKNPIAINYGDTRLSSTLISVGDNISVNNLTLQVLHESSNSITLDNDGFVNGVQIIVYDTIYDQITGTINYSELYPVLSPNADKENVEKVITQISEQAGGGQWLSYQDTDTQLAESYQQIKWLAWGLILFIGLIGILNIINTVYTNIHTRITEIGVQRAIGMSISSLYKTFLWEGAYYGLIAAIAGSIAGYSCSIFVSAAKTDTIELIPVPFLPIMGAAFISIVVCLTATCIPLRKIADMSIVDSIETVE